The Polypterus senegalus isolate Bchr_013 chromosome 1, ASM1683550v1, whole genome shotgun sequence genome includes a window with the following:
- the LOC120542051 gene encoding growth/differentiation factor 2-like, which translates to MQTTMNYLILILIYTAFIGSISCKPVSVKSKAIQDRIRLLYSASELEVPFGKNTFLRNSTAKVQKNSSGVQGNIDPVQLMLNLYNQFVSASSSMPQFNTVRSFTAEDVVLFGANGSKAHYLLLFNVSVPYHEHITVAELRLYTLHTKGSECSIQVKYTIKIYDMQNQGNKTRLQLLNSKEIDGDLNSWISFIITGGVKRWVEFGQTTNTLQVHIEQKDSEQLKSGCLKISTGFKNKKLPVIILFSNDPNSQKQEKKINKQMIFKEETRLLQGGKNGTRNTVDVSKVLNRAKRNIAHNHCRRTPLHVNFKDIGWDSWIIAPKEYDAFECRGICHVPMTDDVTPTNHAMIQSLLHIKYPKKVQKVCCVPTKLDPISLLYRDESGTVTLKNAYEGMKVAACGCR; encoded by the exons ATGCAAACAACAATGAACTACTTAATACTAATCCTCATATATACAGCCTTCATTGGCTCCATAAGCTGCAAACCAGTTAGTGTCAAGAGTAAAGCGATACAAGACAGAATTCGTTTATTGTACAGTGCTTCAGAATTAGAAGTTCCTTTTGGAAAGAACACATTTTTGAGGAATTCAACTGCTAAAGTTCAAAAGAATTCATCTGGAGTCCAAGGGAACATTGATCCTGTTCAGTTAATGCTTAATCTGTACAACCAGTTTGTATCAGCAAGCTCATCAATGCCTCAATTTAACACAGTTCGAAGCTTCACAGCAGAAG aTGTTGTACTATTTGGAGCTAATGGCAgcaaggcacattacctgcttcTTTTCAATGTTTCTGTCCCTTACCATGAACACATTACTGTGGCTGAGCTGAGACTTTATACTTTGCATACCAAAGGTTCTGAATGTTCAATCCAAGTCAAATACACAATTAAAATATATGATATGCAGAACCAAGGAAATAAAACCAGATTGCAACTGCTGAACTCAAAGGAAATAGACGGGGATTTAAATTCCTGGATTTCATTTATAATTACAGGAGGTGTTAAGCGATGGGTAGAATTTGGTCAGACAACTAATACTCTTCAAGTACACATTGAACAAAAGGACAGTGAACAGCTCAAGTCTGGATGTTTAAAAATCAGcacaggttttaaaaataaaaagttgccTGTGATTATACTATTTTCTAACGATCCAAACAGTCAAAAGCAAGAGAAAAAGATTAATAAACAAATGATTTTCAAAGAGGAAACACGTCTTTTACAAGGGGGAAAGAATGGAACAAGGAATACGGTCGATGTGAGTAAGGTATTGAATAGAGCCAAACGTAATATAGCACACAATCATTGCAGAAGGACTCCACTTCATGTTAACTTCAAGGACATTGGATGGGATTCTTGGATAATTGCCCCAAAAGAATATGATGCATTTGAATGCAGAGGCATATGCCACGTCCCAATGACTGATGATGTCACACCGACTAACCATGCTATGATACAAAGTCTGCTACATATTAAATACCCCAAGAAAGTACAGAAGGTCTGCTGTGTTCCTACAAAGCTGGATCCAATTTCTTTACTTTATCGAGATGAATCTGGAACAGTGACACTTAAAAATGCGTATGAAGGGATGAAAGTGGCTGCATGTGGATGTAGGTAG